Proteins encoded by one window of Blautia argi:
- a CDS encoding HPr family phosphocarrier protein, translating to MVSQKVTITNPTGLHLRPAGLLCKEAMKFKSLITFRFKGNTANAKSVLSVLGACIKCGNEIELICEGEDEETALKTLVAAIESGLGE from the coding sequence ATGGTTAGTCAAAAAGTAACGATTACAAATCCCACAGGTCTTCATTTAAGACCAGCAGGACTTTTGTGTAAAGAAGCTATGAAATTCAAGTCGCTGATTACCTTTCGTTTTAAGGGGAATACTGCAAATGCAAAAAGTGTTTTGAGCGTACTTGGCGCATGTATCAAGTGTGGAAATGAAATAGAGCTTATCTGCGAAGGGGAAGATGAAGAAACTGCCTTAAAGACGTTGGTGGCGGCAATAGAGAGCGGACTTGGAGAATAG
- a CDS encoding glycosyltransferase family 2 protein, with translation MQYKSCIDVIKYRIKPDESYIRVNGWAFEKNGQPFELITEINGKVVANRLKKIKRPDVVKKFKHFAVDKMCGFHIKVYVDPEETIEEFQFYIQAEGKKKLIKKLEKQEILDIVDRSSISHNIDQYYIDKEHIVVSGWTFSNIENMSVKYKVFDSDEKEIKFTAQILNRPDLVEAGFASKENSRCGFHLEFPYERGKTYKLRLSDGINAINIHLFPEKLMRRQKVKSTIGFARQGIKKTNPRTIKKVFHYMRENGVRGLKAYIIQGVNRREKPYAEWFAENMPSEEELQQQKTKIFEKQPKISIIVPTYKTPEGFLREMLDSVVNQTYANWELCVADGSEGDKTVEEILDNYAKKDKRIRYCILDKNLGIADNTNAALQMATGDYIGLFDHDDLLAPNALYEIVAALQEEDYDILYTDEDKITGDGKEHNDPNFKPDFSMDLFRSHNYITHFFVVKHSIMKKIGGFRSEYDGSQDYDLMFRCIENSEKIKHIPMILYHWRIHQNSVAGDPASKMYAYDAGKKAIEAHLKRMHISATVEHQGLWGMYHVKYDTPGNPMISIVIPNKDHVEDLDTCIRSIQSKSSYRNFEFVIVENNSTEKETFAYYESIQKEFDNVRVVTWKGIFNYSAINNFGVNYTNGEYLLFLNNDTEMISEDALKEMLGCCMREEVGAVGAKLLYEDDTVQHAGVVVGFGGYAGHVNTGIGRDDYGYMVRAVINCNYSAVTAACMMTRKSLFLRGGGI, from the coding sequence ATGCAGTATAAAAGTTGTATTGATGTAATCAAATACCGGATAAAGCCTGATGAATCTTATATTCGGGTCAATGGTTGGGCGTTTGAAAAGAATGGACAGCCTTTTGAACTAATTACAGAAATTAATGGAAAAGTAGTTGCCAATAGATTAAAAAAAATTAAAAGACCAGACGTGGTAAAAAAATTCAAACATTTTGCTGTAGATAAAATGTGCGGTTTTCATATAAAGGTATATGTAGACCCAGAAGAAACAATTGAAGAATTCCAGTTTTATATCCAGGCTGAGGGAAAGAAAAAGCTGATAAAGAAATTGGAAAAACAGGAAATATTGGATATTGTTGACAGAAGCAGCATATCACATAATATTGACCAATACTATATTGATAAAGAACATATTGTAGTTTCCGGCTGGACATTTTCAAATATAGAAAATATGTCTGTGAAATATAAAGTGTTTGATAGTGATGAAAAAGAAATAAAATTTACTGCGCAGATTTTAAACAGACCAGATCTTGTTGAGGCCGGATTTGCTTCAAAAGAAAACAGCAGATGTGGATTTCATCTGGAGTTTCCGTATGAAAGAGGAAAAACTTATAAACTGCGTCTATCAGATGGAATAAATGCGATTAATATTCATCTTTTTCCAGAAAAACTTATGCGAAGACAGAAAGTAAAATCAACCATTGGATTTGCAAGACAGGGAATAAAGAAAACAAATCCAAGAACTATAAAAAAGGTTTTTCACTATATGCGGGAAAATGGAGTGAGAGGCCTAAAAGCATACATCATACAGGGAGTAAATCGGAGAGAAAAGCCTTATGCAGAGTGGTTTGCAGAAAATATGCCTTCTGAGGAAGAACTGCAACAACAGAAAACTAAGATTTTTGAAAAACAGCCTAAAATCAGCATCATTGTTCCAACTTACAAGACACCAGAGGGTTTTTTGCGAGAAATGTTAGATTCTGTTGTCAACCAGACATATGCCAACTGGGAATTATGTGTTGCTGACGGCAGTGAAGGGGACAAAACAGTAGAAGAAATTCTGGATAATTATGCGAAAAAGGATAAAAGGATTCGCTATTGTATTTTGGATAAAAATCTTGGTATTGCAGATAACACCAATGCAGCCCTGCAGATGGCCACAGGAGATTATATAGGGTTATTTGATCATGATGATTTGCTGGCTCCCAATGCTTTATATGAAATTGTAGCGGCTCTTCAGGAAGAGGATTATGATATTTTATATACAGATGAAGATAAAATAACCGGTGATGGAAAAGAGCATAATGACCCGAATTTTAAGCCGGATTTCAGTATGGATTTATTCCGTTCTCATAATTACATCACACATTTTTTTGTGGTAAAGCATTCTATTATGAAAAAAATAGGGGGATTTCGTTCAGAATATGACGGTTCTCAGGACTATGATTTAATGTTTCGGTGTATTGAAAATTCAGAAAAAATCAAACATATTCCTATGATTCTTTACCATTGGCGAATTCATCAGAATTCGGTGGCTGGTGATCCGGCGAGTAAGATGTATGCGTATGATGCCGGAAAGAAAGCTATTGAGGCTCATTTGAAGAGAATGCATATTTCTGCAACAGTAGAACACCAGGGACTGTGGGGAATGTATCATGTGAAATATGATACACCTGGGAATCCAATGATTTCCATCGTAATCCCTAATAAAGACCATGTAGAAGACTTGGACACATGTATTCGTTCCATACAGAGTAAAAGCAGTTACAGGAATTTTGAATTTGTTATTGTGGAAAATAACAGTACAGAAAAAGAAACGTTTGCTTATTATGAAAGCATCCAGAAAGAGTTTGATAATGTAAGAGTAGTAACCTGGAAAGGTATTTTTAATTATTCAGCTATCAATAATTTTGGAGTAAACTATACAAATGGAGAGTATCTTTTATTCTTGAATAATGATACAGAGATGATTTCTGAAGATGCATTAAAGGAAATGCTGGGCTGCTGTATGAGAGAAGAGGTTGGAGCTGTGGGGGCAAAGCTTCTGTATGAAGATGATACAGTTCAGCATGCCGGAGTTGTAGTTGGCTTCGGAGGATATGCCGGACATGTCAATACAGGAATTGGACGGGATGACTATGGTTATATGGTCCGGGCAGTGATTAACTGTAACTACAGTGCAGTAACTGCTGCGTGTATGATGACAAGAAAAAGCCTGTTTCTTAGAGGCGGGGGGATTTGA
- a CDS encoding D-alanyl-D-alanine carboxypeptidase family protein, which translates to MSKKFKLQKLVCPLLAFLLILTPASPAFAEKADNSEQTTEAAQADTTALPRNPSVSGWPSAPEIADETGVLLEASTGQVLFDKDMNEIRYPASTTKAMTALLILENISNINKKITFTDIILPDLAPGNSTINAQVGEELTVEQCLYAIMLASANEVCTQMAVEVAGSVSAFTDMMNQRAAELGCKNTHFVNANGLPDPNHYTTAYDLALILSEAIKNENFCKIAGAAKYTIPATNKTSTPRNLENHNALLTEGEYHYEGALAGKTGHTEAARNTLITAAKREDMTLVCVVMRSEGDERFTDTRKLFDYGFDNFARQPVYWLNSSESGTPDGYAVLPKGASTGAMLITEEDTESARVRTYSYQGREILQLSAEFPLQIETRTTSDMSMFQTQTVKKSFVSPLLLPGMVIVFTGLSAMLMWIIVKDVREKKERKRRKKGKKN; encoded by the coding sequence TTGAGTAAAAAATTTAAACTTCAAAAACTAGTTTGCCCTCTGCTGGCATTTTTATTAATACTTACACCGGCTTCTCCGGCCTTTGCCGAAAAAGCAGATAATTCTGAGCAAACCACAGAAGCTGCACAGGCAGATACAACCGCTTTGCCCCGGAATCCTTCTGTTTCCGGCTGGCCATCTGCACCTGAAATTGCAGATGAAACCGGCGTTCTTCTGGAAGCTTCCACAGGACAGGTACTTTTTGACAAAGATATGAATGAAATCCGTTATCCTGCCAGCACCACAAAGGCTATGACTGCCCTTTTAATCCTGGAAAACATTTCGAATATCAATAAAAAAATCACCTTTACTGATATCATTCTCCCTGACCTGGCGCCAGGTAATTCCACTATTAATGCCCAGGTAGGCGAAGAGCTGACCGTAGAGCAATGTCTTTATGCAATTATGCTGGCCTCTGCTAACGAAGTCTGTACCCAAATGGCTGTCGAGGTAGCCGGATCTGTCAGCGCTTTTACGGATATGATGAACCAGCGGGCTGCTGAGCTTGGGTGTAAAAATACCCATTTTGTCAATGCCAACGGTCTGCCGGATCCGAATCATTACACTACTGCCTATGATTTGGCATTGATTTTATCTGAGGCAATAAAAAACGAAAATTTCTGTAAAATCGCCGGTGCAGCCAAATACACCATTCCGGCAACTAATAAAACCTCAACACCCCGGAATCTGGAAAACCACAATGCACTTCTCACAGAAGGGGAATACCACTATGAAGGCGCTCTTGCAGGAAAGACCGGACACACAGAAGCTGCCAGAAATACCCTGATTACTGCGGCAAAAAGAGAAGATATGACTCTGGTCTGTGTTGTTATGCGCTCAGAAGGCGATGAGCGTTTTACAGATACCAGAAAACTGTTTGACTATGGCTTTGACAATTTTGCCAGACAGCCTGTGTACTGGCTGAATTCCTCAGAATCCGGCACACCTGACGGTTATGCAGTTCTCCCCAAAGGTGCTTCCACAGGAGCTATGCTGATAACAGAGGAGGACACGGAAAGTGCCAGAGTACGAACCTACTCTTATCAGGGAAGAGAAATTCTGCAGCTTTCCGCAGAATTCCCCCTGCAGATAGAAACACGAACCACTTCAGATATGTCCATGTTCCAGACACAGACCGTAAAAAAAAGTTTTGTATCTCCCCTGCTACTGCCGGGCATGGTCATCGTATTTACAGGGCTCAGTGCTATGCTGATGTGGATAATTGTAAAAGACGTGAGAGAAAAAAAAGAACGAAAGAGAAGGAAGAAAGGGAAAAAGAATTGA
- a CDS encoding AzlD domain-containing protein: protein MIYIYILVMAGVTYLIRMLPLTLIQKKISNVYVRSFLYYVPYTCLTAMTFPAILYATKSPLSALAGFVMAVLLALKKKSLVTVALFSCGAVFVAERIMELL, encoded by the coding sequence ATGATTTACATCTATATTTTGGTAATGGCAGGTGTCACATATTTGATTCGTATGTTGCCATTGACTTTGATTCAGAAGAAGATTTCCAATGTCTATGTTCGTTCTTTCTTATATTATGTGCCCTATACCTGTCTGACAGCTATGACCTTTCCGGCGATTTTATATGCAACGAAATCTCCGCTTTCGGCGCTTGCAGGCTTTGTCATGGCTGTACTGCTGGCCTTAAAGAAAAAAAGTCTGGTAACTGTGGCTTTGTTTTCCTGCGGGGCAGTGTTCGTGGCAGAAAGAATTATGGAATTGCTATGA
- a CDS encoding ABC transporter permease: protein MSVYVQNFLKFRPLLKELVTRDIKTKYRRSILGVLWTLLNPLLMMLVLSVVFSHIFKFQVENYPLYILSGQVVFNFFSESTSSAMSSIIQNAPLIKKVYIPKYLFTLSRVASSIVNVMASFCALIVVMIFSDVELNFTVLLLIVPMAILIVLSTGVGLLLATIAVKFRDIIHLYGVLITALTYLTPVIYPISILSPKIRFFVELNPLTGILNMFRNLMLYNTLPTLGQLLISSVIAVGTFLFGLFVFYKSQDKFILNI, encoded by the coding sequence GTGTCAGTATATGTACAGAATTTTTTAAAATTCCGGCCACTTCTTAAAGAACTGGTTACAAGAGATATTAAGACAAAGTACAGACGATCCATTTTAGGTGTATTATGGACTCTTTTGAACCCTTTGCTGATGATGCTTGTGTTGTCAGTGGTATTTTCTCATATTTTTAAATTTCAGGTAGAAAATTATCCACTTTATATTTTAAGTGGACAGGTTGTGTTTAACTTTTTCTCAGAGTCAACGTCAAGTGCAATGTCTTCAATTATTCAAAATGCACCTTTGATTAAGAAAGTATATATTCCCAAATATTTGTTTACTCTTTCAAGAGTAGCATCGAGTATTGTCAATGTTATGGCTTCTTTTTGCGCTTTAATTGTCGTAATGATATTTTCAGATGTGGAACTTAATTTTACTGTTTTATTACTGATTGTACCAATGGCAATACTCATTGTGCTTTCTACAGGTGTCGGATTGCTGTTGGCAACAATTGCAGTAAAATTCAGAGATATTATTCATTTATACGGAGTTTTGATTACGGCACTGACATATTTAACTCCTGTTATTTATCCAATATCAATTCTTTCACCCAAAATAAGATTTTTTGTAGAATTGAATCCGCTAACAGGAATTTTAAATATGTTTAGAAATTTGATGCTTTATAATACATTACCTACTTTGGGGCAGCTTTTGATAAGTTCAGTGATAGCAGTAGGAACATTTTTATTTGGATTATTTGTATTTTATAAGAGTCAGGATAAATTTATTCTTAATATTTAG
- a CDS encoding glycosyltransferase family 2 protein, producing MFNPKISILMVNYNHEIHLPLAIESVLAQSYRNIQFVIVDDGSTDNSQKIIADYAAKDSRIEYYFLTQNRHICHATNFGFSKVTGEYLARIDSDDIWYPDKLQKQLNFMQKTPDCEICFSWTDLIDENGKNINTSEQDLYNLFNGQHPSCQEHWLEFFFIHGNCLSHPSLLMKTKIQQEIGAFNPAYRQVHDFDYWIRIAKKYPIFVMEEKLTAMRRFLSSSALNTSSVTEEDTTRYLNEYLLVRKHFFDDMNPELFVRTFRPYFRKAEASSREELLCEQAFLLCNCNYGGKANPILGIMKLEELLNSPSTAEVLENTYGFTAKSYYKLTQQHIFCDSFIQDSLLTAESDSVRIEKLTKHLTDCQKQLEESRKQIEVLSDTLELLTSSTSWKLTAPIRHILEHLRKHT from the coding sequence ATGTTTAACCCTAAAATAAGTATTTTAATGGTAAACTATAATCATGAAATACATCTTCCCCTGGCAATTGAAAGCGTTCTGGCGCAATCCTACCGAAATATTCAATTCGTTATTGTAGATGATGGTTCTACAGATAACTCACAGAAAATCATAGCTGATTATGCAGCAAAAGATTCCCGTATTGAATATTATTTTTTAACCCAAAACCGTCATATTTGCCATGCTACAAATTTCGGTTTCAGCAAAGTAACCGGGGAATATCTTGCAAGAATAGACAGTGATGATATCTGGTATCCTGATAAACTTCAAAAGCAGCTGAACTTTATGCAAAAAACACCTGATTGTGAGATATGTTTTTCCTGGACAGATTTGATTGATGAAAACGGAAAAAATATTAATACTTCAGAGCAAGATCTTTACAACCTGTTTAACGGACAACACCCTTCTTGCCAGGAACACTGGCTGGAATTTTTCTTTATACATGGAAATTGTCTTTCTCACCCTTCTCTGTTAATGAAAACTAAAATACAACAGGAAATCGGCGCATTTAACCCTGCTTATCGCCAAGTCCACGATTTTGATTACTGGATTCGCATTGCAAAAAAATATCCGATTTTTGTTATGGAAGAAAAACTAACTGCTATGCGTCGCTTTTTGTCCTCCTCTGCATTGAATACAAGTTCCGTAACAGAAGAAGATACAACCAGATATCTGAACGAATATTTACTAGTTCGCAAACATTTTTTTGATGACATGAATCCAGAGCTGTTTGTCCGTACCTTCCGTCCTTATTTTCGCAAAGCAGAAGCCTCTTCCCGCGAAGAACTGCTCTGTGAACAGGCTTTTTTACTCTGTAACTGTAATTATGGCGGCAAAGCAAATCCTATACTTGGCATCATGAAGCTGGAAGAGCTTTTAAACAGCCCTTCCACCGCTGAAGTACTGGAAAATACTTATGGTTTTACAGCAAAATCATATTATAAGCTCACTCAACAGCATATATTCTGCGACTCGTTTATTCAGGACTCTCTCCTTACTGCAGAATCTGATTCCGTTAGAATCGAAAAACTAACAAAGCATTTGACGGATTGCCAAAAACAGTTAGAGGAATCCAGAAAACAAATAGAAGTACTATCCGATACTCTTGAACTGCTTACCTCTTCTACTTCCTGGAAACTGACTGCTCCCATCCGTCATATTTTGGAGCATTTGCGGAAGCATACCTGA
- a CDS encoding AzlC family ABC transporter permease, with amino-acid sequence MVHNNIKKGVKDGIPIGIGYFSVSFTFGMLAVKDGISPFHAVLISLLNLTSAGQFAGLNVIVSGASLMEMALTQLVVNIRYALMSLSLSQKLDASVSLADRMLIAYGNTDEIFAVASSKPGTVGKWYMYGLMLLPVIGWSGGTLAGAVAGTLLPADIISALGIALYGMFIAIVVPVAKEHREIAVVTVTALILSTTFYYLPVLKEISSGFSMILCTILAAGLGAVLFPVKEEEK; translated from the coding sequence ATGGTACATAATAATATAAAAAAGGGAGTGAAGGACGGGATTCCCATTGGCATTGGTTATTTTTCAGTGAGTTTTACCTTTGGAATGCTGGCAGTGAAGGATGGAATTTCCCCTTTTCATGCAGTTTTGATTTCGCTGTTGAATCTGACATCAGCAGGGCAGTTTGCCGGATTAAATGTCATTGTTTCCGGAGCATCTCTTATGGAGATGGCACTTACACAGCTGGTAGTGAATATTCGATATGCACTGATGTCCCTGTCTTTATCACAGAAGCTGGATGCTTCTGTAAGTCTGGCTGACCGTATGTTGATTGCCTATGGAAATACAGATGAAATTTTTGCAGTGGCAAGTTCCAAGCCGGGGACTGTGGGAAAATGGTATATGTATGGACTTATGCTGCTTCCGGTCATAGGCTGGAGCGGAGGAACTCTGGCAGGAGCTGTGGCGGGCACCTTGCTTCCGGCAGATATTATCAGCGCTCTTGGTATTGCGCTTTACGGTATGTTTATTGCTATTGTAGTTCCTGTGGCAAAGGAACACAGAGAAATTGCAGTTGTAACCGTGACAGCACTGATACTGAGTACAACCTTTTACTATCTGCCTGTACTGAAGGAGATTTCTTCCGGTTTTTCTATGATTCTTTGCACAATATTGGCAGCCGGGCTTGGGGCTGTACTTTTCCCGGTCAAGGAGGAAGAGAAATGA
- a CDS encoding glycosyltransferase family 2 protein, which yields MPKGKIEWGRLISKMSPYTIQKGLRYLKHYGVKEFWVRLHERFEPEEVPYGPWYEAYIPTREELEKQKKKKWKYNPKISIIVPAYKTPEMFLRQMIDSLLVQTYENWELCIANASPEDASMEYVLKEYAKKDSRILWKKLEENKGIAENTNAAFEMAGGEFVGLLDHDDLLAPNALYEIAEALEKEPDLDVLYTDEDKVRGDEILEHFQPHLKPDFNIDLLRSNNYICHFFVVRKALLERVGGFRKEYDGAQDYDFIFRCTQAAGKIHHIPEILYHWRTHQSSTADNPVSKLYAFEAGKRAIEENLCQNGLVGEVSHTKDYGFYRVKYPVQGEPLVSIIIPNKDAKEDLEKCICSVLEKSTYKNYEILIVENNSTGEEIFHYYKEISENPHIRLLRWKREFNYSAINNYAAKKAKGEYLLFLNNDTEVITPDWIEELLGFCQRPGTGIVGARLYFGDNTIQHAGTIIGIGGIAGHMFTGMERERSGYMHKAALIQDLSAVTAACMMVKRQVFEEVQGFEEQLSVAFNDVDFCLRVREKEYLVVYNPYVELYHYESKSRGTEDSKEKVRRFQSEIEFMRCRWETLLKKGDPYYNKNLSLVKWNYSLKPKD from the coding sequence ATGCCAAAGGGAAAGATAGAATGGGGGCGGCTGATAAGCAAAATGTCACCCTATACAATACAAAAGGGACTGCGCTATTTAAAGCACTACGGAGTAAAGGAATTCTGGGTGCGTCTTCATGAGCGGTTTGAACCAGAGGAAGTGCCGTATGGTCCCTGGTATGAAGCATACATACCAACCAGAGAGGAACTGGAAAAGCAGAAAAAGAAAAAATGGAAGTATAATCCCAAAATCAGTATCATTGTTCCAGCTTATAAAACGCCGGAGATGTTTTTACGTCAGATGATAGACAGTCTTCTGGTGCAGACCTATGAAAACTGGGAGCTGTGTATTGCCAATGCCAGCCCGGAGGACGCTTCCATGGAATATGTGCTGAAGGAATATGCGAAAAAAGACAGCAGGATTCTTTGGAAAAAGCTGGAGGAAAATAAAGGTATTGCAGAAAATACAAATGCAGCTTTTGAGATGGCGGGCGGCGAATTTGTAGGACTTTTGGACCATGATGATTTGCTGGCGCCCAATGCACTTTATGAAATTGCGGAAGCGCTGGAAAAAGAGCCGGATCTTGATGTTCTTTATACGGACGAGGATAAGGTTAGGGGCGACGAGATTCTGGAACATTTCCAGCCTCATCTGAAACCGGATTTTAATATAGATTTGTTGCGTTCTAATAATTATATCTGTCATTTTTTTGTTGTGAGAAAGGCCTTGCTTGAAAGAGTAGGGGGATTTCGGAAGGAATATGACGGAGCTCAGGATTATGATTTTATTTTCCGATGTACACAGGCAGCAGGAAAGATTCATCACATTCCGGAGATTTTGTACCACTGGAGAACTCATCAGTCCTCCACAGCAGACAATCCGGTCAGCAAGCTGTATGCCTTTGAGGCGGGAAAGAGAGCCATTGAGGAAAATCTGTGCCAAAACGGGCTTGTGGGAGAGGTGAGCCATACAAAGGATTATGGCTTTTACAGAGTGAAATATCCGGTACAGGGAGAACCTCTGGTTTCTATTATTATTCCCAATAAAGATGCAAAGGAAGATTTGGAAAAATGTATTTGCTCTGTTTTGGAAAAATCTACTTATAAAAATTATGAGATTTTAATTGTGGAAAACAACAGTACCGGAGAGGAGATTTTTCATTATTACAAAGAGATTTCCGAAAATCCTCACATTCGTCTTCTTCGGTGGAAGAGGGAGTTTAATTATTCCGCAATTAATAATTATGCAGCAAAAAAAGCAAAAGGTGAATATTTACTGTTTTTAAACAATGACACAGAGGTTATCACACCGGATTGGATTGAAGAGCTGCTGGGCTTTTGTCAAAGACCGGGGACAGGCATTGTGGGAGCCAGACTATATTTTGGTGATAACACCATTCAGCATGCGGGAACCATTATCGGAATTGGCGGTATTGCGGGACATATGTTTACAGGTATGGAGAGAGAACGCTCCGGATATATGCACAAAGCAGCTCTTATACAGGATTTAAGCGCTGTGACAGCAGCCTGTATGATGGTAAAACGTCAGGTTTTTGAAGAGGTTCAGGGGTTTGAGGAACAGCTTTCTGTTGCCTTTAATGATGTAGATTTCTGTCTTCGGGTGCGGGAAAAGGAGTATCTGGTAGTTTACAATCCCTATGTGGAGCTGTATCACTATGAGTCCAAGAGTCGAGGCACAGAGGACAGCAAGGAAAAGGTGCGTAGATTTCAGTCAGAGATTGAGTTTATGCGCTGCAGATGGGAAACACTTTTAAAGAAGGGGGACCCTTATTACAATAAGAATCTGTCTTTGGTGAAATGGAATTATTCTCTGAAACCAAAAGACTGA